The sequence CTCGTCCGCGTCTACACCGACGCGGGCGTCGTCGGCACCGGCGAAGCCTACTGGGGCGCCGGCGTCCCCGAACTCGTCCAGCGGATGACGCCGTTCGTCATCGGAGAGAACCCGCTCGACATCGACCGAATCACCGAACACCTCGTCCAGAAGATGTCCGGCGAGGGCTCCATCGGCGGTGTCACCGTCACCGCCATCTCCGGCATCGAGATCGCGCTGCACGACCTCGCGGGTAAGATTCTCGACGTTCCCGCCTACCAGCTGCTCGGCGGAAAGTACCGCGACGAGGTCCGCGTCTACTGCGACTGCCACACCGAAGAGGAGGCCGACCCCGACGCCTGCGCCGACGAGGCCGAGCGAGTCGTCGAGGACCTCGGTTACGACGCGCTGAAATTCGACCTCGACGTTCCGTCGGGGCTGGAGAAGGACCGCGCGAACCGCCACCTCCGCCCGGGCGAGATACGCCACAAAGCCGAAATCGTCGAGAAGGTGACCGAGCGCGTGAAGGACCGCGCCGACGTCGCCTTCGACTGCCACTGGACGTTCTCGGCGGGTAGCGCAAAGCGCCTCGCGCGGGCAATCGAGGACTACGACGTCTGGTGGCTCGAAGACCCCGTTCCGCCGGAGAACCACGACGTCCAGCGCGAGGTGACGCAGTACACCTCGACGCCGATCACCGCCGGCGAGAACGTCTACCGCAAGCACGGCCACCGCCGACTCCTCGAAGAGCAGGCCGTCGACATCATCGCCCCCGACATGCCGAAGGTGGGCGGCATGCGCGAGACGCGGAAGATCGCCGACATGGCCGACACTTACTACGTCCCGGTGGCGATGCACAACGTCTCCTCGCCCGTGGCGACGATGGCCTCCGCGCACGTCGGCGCGTCCATCCCGAACTCGCTGGCCGTCGAGTACCACTCCTACGAGCTCGGCTGGTGGGAGGACCTGGTCGAGGAGGACGTCATCGAGGACGGATACATCGAGATTCCGGAGAAGCCCGGCCTCGGCCTGACGCTCGACATGGACGTCGTCGAAGAGCGCATGGTCGACGGCGAAGAGCTGTTCGACGAAGCATAGCTTCGTCGAGCCAGCGAATCTCTGATTTGCTCTGTTCGACTGAGCGAAGCGAAGTCGAGCACGTGACGCCCTGCGTCACGACGTTCGACGAAGCATAGCATCGTCGAGCCAGCGAATCTCCGATTTGCGGTCTGCAAGACGCTGTCGCGACGACAAATACGCTTCAATCACGTTCGAACCGTCCGATTTCGCGCGTTCACCGTGCTATAGCCGGCTCAAATCCCGATACGGCGTCGAAGAAACCTATGAAACGCTCGATTCGGGGCCCCGCTCGTCGCTATAGTGCACATCCGTCGGCGG is a genomic window of Haloprofundus halophilus containing:
- a CDS encoding mandelate racemase/muconate lactonizing enzyme family protein; the encoded protein is MTRNYAELHDPNAEYTMRDLSAETMGVTGERGGTRDVEITDVQTTMIDGNFPWTLVRVYTDAGVVGTGEAYWGAGVPELVQRMTPFVIGENPLDIDRITEHLVQKMSGEGSIGGVTVTAISGIEIALHDLAGKILDVPAYQLLGGKYRDEVRVYCDCHTEEEADPDACADEAERVVEDLGYDALKFDLDVPSGLEKDRANRHLRPGEIRHKAEIVEKVTERVKDRADVAFDCHWTFSAGSAKRLARAIEDYDVWWLEDPVPPENHDVQREVTQYTSTPITAGENVYRKHGHRRLLEEQAVDIIAPDMPKVGGMRETRKIADMADTYYVPVAMHNVSSPVATMASAHVGASIPNSLAVEYHSYELGWWEDLVEEDVIEDGYIEIPEKPGLGLTLDMDVVEERMVDGEELFDEA